The region CAGGTAAAATGGAGCGTTTCATTTCAGACAACACTACTTTAGACCAAGAACAATGTCTATTAGACCAAAACTTTATCAAAGACGAAAAAGTTAAAGTTGGTAAATATGTAGAGTCTTTCGACGGTATTTCTGTAACAGGATTTACACGTGTTGCTTTAGGATAATATAAAATATACTGATATCTTTTCAGTAAAAACATTAAAAGTCATTACTCTACTCTAGAGCTAATGACTTTTTTTTTTGAGTAATTCTCAACAATTACGAAAGTAAATTTTAATCATAGATTTTAAAAAATTTATGTAATTTTGCACAACTTCTATAAAACAGACTATGAAATTTAAACGCATCCTTTTAAAATTATCAGGCGAGGCTTTAATGGGCGAACGTCAATACGGTATAGACCCTTTACGCTTGGCCGAATATGCTAAAGACATAAAAACCATTACAGACTCTGGTGTAGAAGTCGCCATTGTAATTGGAGGCGGAAATATTTTTAGAGGTGTTGCCGGAGCAAGTAACGGTATGGATCGTGTACAAGGCGACCATATGGGTATGTTAGCTACAGTAATTAATGGGTTAGCCTTACAAAGTGCCTTAGAAGATGCAGGAATTCCTACACGTCTGCAAACCGCTATAAAAATTAACGAAGTTGCAGAACCTTTTATACGACGTAAAGCCATGCGCCATTTAGAAAAAGGTCGCGTAGTTATTTTTGGTGGAGGAACAGGAAATCCGTATTTTACTACAGATTCTGCTGCTGTACTTAGAGCTATAGAAATTGAAGCCGATGTTATTTTAAAAGGGACACGTGTAGATGGTATTTACACTGCAGACCCTGAAAAAGATAGTAATGCCGTTAAATTTGACACCATCTCTTTCGACGACGTTTTAAAGAAAGGGCTTAAAGTTATGGATACTACAGCATTTACTCTTAGTCAAGAAAATAGCCTACCAATTGTTGTTTTTGATATGAACACCAAGGGAAATTTACTAAAAGTGGTTTCTGGAGAAAATATCGGGACAGAAGTAAATGTTTAATTTAGTTTTTTGTTAAAATTATATCACAGTAAAGTTTAAAACCATGAATGAAGATATTCAATTTATTATAGATTCTACCAAAGAAGCCATGGACGCTGCCGTTAGACATCTTGAAAAACAATTTGTAAATATACGCGCAGGTAAAGCAAGTCCTGCTATGCTTGGTAGTGTAATGGTAGATTACTACGGATCGCAAACCCCTTTAAGTCAGGTAGCCAATGTAAATACACCAGATGGTAGAACCATTTCTGTACAACCATGGGAAAAAAACATGCTTCATGAAATTGAAAAAGCTATTATGATTGCCAACTTAGGATTTAATCCTATGAATAATGGTGATATGATTATAATAAATGTTCCGCCATTAACTGAAGAACGCAGACGTGATTTAGCAAAACAAGCTAAAGCAGAATCTGAAGATGGTAAAATTGGGGTTAGAAACGCTAGAAAAGAGGCTAACAACGATATTAAAAAGTTAGATGATGTCTCTGAAGACGAAAAGAAAATCGCTGAAGTAGAGGTGCAGAAACTTACCGATATATATGTCAAGAAAATTGACGATGTGCTTGCAGTCAAGGAAAAAGAAATTATGACTGTTTAAAAATAAAGCGACAACTAAGTCGCTTTTTTTATTCTAATGCCATATTACTTCACTGTTTTAATGACTTAATTTTATGAGCGTTTAATTTACCCCCATTCCTTATATGCTTAAATTTTATCTAA is a window of Formosa sediminum DNA encoding:
- the pyrH gene encoding UMP kinase, which encodes MKFKRILLKLSGEALMGERQYGIDPLRLAEYAKDIKTITDSGVEVAIVIGGGNIFRGVAGASNGMDRVQGDHMGMLATVINGLALQSALEDAGIPTRLQTAIKINEVAEPFIRRKAMRHLEKGRVVIFGGGTGNPYFTTDSAAVLRAIEIEADVILKGTRVDGIYTADPEKDSNAVKFDTISFDDVLKKGLKVMDTTAFTLSQENSLPIVVFDMNTKGNLLKVVSGENIGTEVNV
- the frr gene encoding ribosome recycling factor: MNEDIQFIIDSTKEAMDAAVRHLEKQFVNIRAGKASPAMLGSVMVDYYGSQTPLSQVANVNTPDGRTISVQPWEKNMLHEIEKAIMIANLGFNPMNNGDMIIINVPPLTEERRRDLAKQAKAESEDGKIGVRNARKEANNDIKKLDDVSEDEKKIAEVEVQKLTDIYVKKIDDVLAVKEKEIMTV